The genomic DNA CGAGACGCCTGGAACGACTTCGATACGGATACCCGGCCAGCGCAGCGGAGCTTCCCGCCGCAGATAGATGAATGTGCTAAAGAGCGAGGGATCGCCTTCCGTCGCAAAGGCGACCGACAGCCCTTTTCCCAAACGCTCCCCGATAGCCGTGAAGGCCGCATCCCAGGCAGGCCGCAACCGCTCCGGATCCTTGTTCATCGGGAACGTCAGAAAGATGCGTTCCTGTCCGGGAATCTCGCCCAAGGTCGGCTTGAGAATTTTCCAGGCCATCGACTCTCCGTAATCGGAGCTGCGCGGCAGGGCAAGAACCTGCGCCTGCTTCAGCACGGTGAGCGCACGCAGCGTGATCAGATCCGGCGCACCGGGACCGACCCCGACGCCATATAATGTTCCGTAGTTCATGAGACCGCTCCTGTCTGACTGGGCTTCTCGACGGCAAAAATTTGAATCGGGTTCAAGGCTTCGTAACGAAGGTAATGGGCCAAGGGTTCGGCGCGCGAGACTTGCAGCAACGTGACATCCGGCACCAACCCGCGCTTCCGCAAGGTCTGATAGGTCTCCGCGACATTCTCCAACGTGATGGCATTCACGACGAGGCGTCCACCTGGTTGCAGCCGGTCCATGACAACGTCGATGATCTCTTCCATGCTCCCTTTGCTGCCCCCGATGAAGACGGCATCGGGCGCTTCCAAGCCTGCCAGCGCCTCCGGCGCCCGGCCTGCGATGACGCGCACATTGTCCACCGCATGGGCCAACAGATTGTCGCGGCAGATCTCGACGCCCTCCGAATCGACCTCGATCGCGTAGACCAGGCCTTTCGGCGCAAGCAACGCCGCCTCGATCGACACCGATCCGGAACCGGCCCCGATATCCCAGACCACGCTGTCCGGTCTGATCCCCATCGCGGCCAGCGACAACAATCGCACTTCACGCTTCGTAATGAGGCCCTTCTTCGGCATCCGCTTCGCGAATTGATCCTCATGGAGAAACGGAATGGTGCAGGGCGCGCGCCAGGAGGGATCGGAGCGGACGAGCACCAACACATTGAGCGGCCCGACATCCTGACAAGTCGCAAGCGCCGCGATGTCGAATCGCCGAACCTTTTCATCCGGACCGCCAAGATTCTCACAGACCCAGGCCTCCCAGGCCGTCTCTCCATGGAGGACCATGCGCTGAGCTAACACCGATGGCGAATTCTTTTCATCAGTGAAAATCGCCACCTTCGCCTGCCCCTTGAGCCTGGTGAGAAATCCCTCGGACGAGCGGCCATGCAGAGACACAAAGGCTGCGTCGTCCCACTTCAATCCAGCTCGCGCAAAGGCCCATTGCATCGAACTGGGCTGCGGCAACACCTCGACATGCTCGGCACCTAGCCGCTGAATCACCAGGCTGCCGATGCCGAAAAACAACGGATCGCCGGACGCCACCACACAAACATTCTGTTCCTCTGCCAGTTCCGCCACCCGGTCGAGCACCGACACCACGCCGCTCTTGAGGACAATCTTCTCGCCCTGAAACTGCGGGAAGAATTCAAGATGGCGCTCCCCGCCCACGAGCACCCCCGCCTTCATGACCGCATTCACGGCGCGGCTCGTCAGGCTCGCACAGCCGTCGTCCCCGATCCCGATCAAGGTAATGGGGCACCTTGGACTCATGCAGGAACCTTTGCTGATAGGAGCAATAGAGCATGGATAATCGCGACGGCAATGGGGCTGCCCCCCTTGCGGCCGCGCGCCACGATAGAAGGAGTCAAAAGTTCTAATATGACTTCCTTGGACTCAGCCGCCGACACGAACCCGACCGGCACCCCGATGATGAGAGCCGGCGTCGCTCCCTCCTCGCGAATCAAGCGGGCCAACTCCAATAAGGCAGTCGGGGCATTGCCGATCGCCACCACCGCTCCATCGAGCAGATTGAGGCGATGCGCCTTTTTCATGGCCTCGATCGCGCGTGTCGAGTTGTTGGCCTTGGCCGTCGCAATCACATCCTCGTCCGAAATAAACGAGTAGACCTTGCAGCCATAGGAGGAGAGCCGCTCCTCGTTCAGGCCGGCAGAAATCATCTTCACATCGACCAAGAGAGGGCAGCCTCCTTGAAGGGCCGCCACCCCGGCGCGCACCGCATCGGGATGGAATCGCATCAGGGTCTTAAACTCGAAGTCCGCCGTAGCATGGATCACCCGGCGCACGACTTGCCATTCGTCCGGGCCGAAATCGTGCAGACCCGACTCCTGGTCGATGATCGCGAAACTGCCATCCTCGATGCTCCGTCCGAGCGCGGTCATCTGTCTCATATCGTTCATATCTGAACCTCCGGGTAACGACCGAGCAACGAGCCGCCGAAATCTACCAGACAGGTTTCCACCGCCAGCTTGCCGCCCGCGTGAACCTGACAATGTTCGACAACCCTCTTGCAAACCAACGACGTGATACCGACGAGGCCTGCCTCGCGGCATAATTCCAACACATGGCGGGCTGTAATGGCCTGGCGGATAGCGGCCACCAACTCGTCCGACGCCGATAACTCGGCTGCCAGCGACGCCAGAAATTCCATATCCACTTCCGATCCGGCGGCATGCGTCTGCATCTTGCCGTTGGCCATCTTCGACAATTTTCCCATCATCCCGACGATGATGGCTCGCGCGATCCCTCGCTTCGCACATTGTTTGATTCCGACGCCGATGAAGTCGCCCACCTGGATAAAGGCCTGCTCCGGCAACTGCGGATAGAGCGCCATCGCATACTGCTCCGATTTGCCGCCGGTCGTGAGCACCAGCTCGCGCAGACCACCGGCCGCGGCCACATCGATCTCTTGCATGACGCTCGCCTTGAACGCCGCCGTCGAATAGGGCCGCACAATGCCGGTTGTGCCGAGTATGGAGATGCCGCCCAGGAGGCCAAGCCGCGCGTTGGTGGTCTTCTTAGCCATCTCTTCACCGCCCGGCACGCTGATCGTCACCACCGCGCCCTCGTAGGGAGCGCCGGCCAATTCCTCCCCCACCATCTCCGTAATATTGCGCCGTGGAACCGGATTGATCGCAGGCCCGCCAATCTCCAAGCCCAACCCAGTCTTGGTGACGGTGGCTACGCCCTGGCCTCCCCTGATCTCGATGCCTGGTTCTGCTCGCAGCTCCACTTCTGCTGTCAACTCGGCCCCATGTGTACAATCAGGATCGTCGCCGGCATCCTTGATGATGCTGCAAATCGCGCGGCGGTCCATTCGCTCACAACGGGCGAGCGCGAACGTGACGCGCGTCCGATTCGGCAGGGTCGTTTCAATTTCAGACAGCATGGCACCCTTCACGAGACAGCGGGTCGCAGCCTTGGCCGCTGCCGCGGCACAGGCGCCTGTGGTAAATCCTGTGCGCAGCCCCTTTCGATCTTTCGGCGGTACGCTCTTATCCATCACTCATGTCCCGCTAGCCCACTAAAACACTCACGAATCTTTGCCGCACGTTCAGGGCTGTAATGCTCTGCCTTCGCCCGATTCGTACCCCGGAACGTCACCCGACAGAGCAACTCCCCATCCGGCCCTGCTAATTCCAGCGCCGCATTGGCCTCATCCTGCTGTCGATAGAGAAGCCTGCTTCCAGCCTCGATCTTGAGATGCACATGGGTCTGTCCCTCTTCGCCCAGCGTGACCCACTCAGCCCCCTGCCGCACAGTGAGGAGGCCATGGACCTCGGCGATCGCGCCGGACGAACGAACGATGACGCTCGTCTCCCCAAACCCAAGTGCAGTTTCCAGCGCGGCAAGCATCTGCTCCCGTCCGGTCATGCGGACTTCTTCGGCATATTGAAGAACGACTCCACCTGCTCCTTGCTCACGGCCACTCCTGCCGCCACCAAATCGTCGAGCAATGCCAGGTTCACGACTCCATCGCCCGCAATGAAGGCCTGAGTGAGATCGCCACGCGACAACACTTCACAAAGCATGGCTCTGGCATGAGGAACCCGCTCCGGATGACCAACTGCGGGAATCGCCTCGATTCGCACCTCGCCACAAGCCGCGGGAACCTGATTCTTCACGAACTCGTCCGGGAGAAAATACTCCGCCGAGTCGCGCAGCCACATGAGCCGGGCCTGAGGGAGCAACGGCGCAAAACGGGTCGCGCGTAAGAGTCCCAGCGCAGCGGTGATCCCTGTATCCGTCGCCAGGATCAAAGTCCTGCCTGAGACATCCTCTCTCGGGAAAAACTTGCCCCAGGGTCCGCTGAACGAAACGTCCGTTCCCGCTGCCAGTCCGTGCACGAAGGCGGAACCCAATCCATCGGGAATACGCTTCACCGCGAGTTGAAAGCGACATTGTTCCGCATCGCCGGTGAGGAGCGAGTAGGCCCGCTTGACGGCTTTGCCGTTCGGCAACACGATTCGACTATCAAGGATGAGGTACTGTCCGCCGACGAACCCCAAGGGCTCGGCCGCGCACAGATCGAGGAGCAGAGTATCGGGCCCCAGCCTCTCGGTTCCCACCACTCTGGCGATCTTCGCTACGGCCATTGCTGCTACTCCGCCGGATAAATCTCATGAACAAAGTCATGCATCTCATCGAGGTCGCGATAGAGGTGAGTGAGCCCTTCGATCTGATGGGCCAGATCGAGATCGACCTTCTTCGTGAGCACCACCAGCGTACGCAGATAGGGCAGCTTCGGATCGTCGGCGCGGGTGGCAGACACGCGCTCTTCAAGCGCAGCTACCGCCGTCTCATAAAACTGCTTGAGCGTGGCCAAGTCCTTGGCGCCGCACATGGAACGAATCGGTCCCGGTTGATCGGCCCCGGTCCCCAGCTCCGCCAACTCATGCTGCCGTTCGGCTTCGTTCTTCACTCCCAACACTTCCATCAAACCTAGCCGCAGCCCTGCGATTTCATGACAGGCCATCGTCTCTCCTCCGTTACTGCATAATGTTATCGACCAGGCGACTGACGAGCCGATCGCCGAGCAGATGCTCCTCGACCAACTCCTTCGCATCCGTCTCTTTCACACCCCGATACCAAATGCCATCAGGATAGACCGCGACCGTCGGTCCTTCCCCGCAGCGGCCCATGCAGGAGGTCTTCGTCACGCGAATATCCTGATCCCGCCCGGCGTCCTTCAACAGCCGCCGCAATGTGGCAATGAGGGGAATGCTCCCGCCATCGGCGCAATCGACATTCCCGCAGACCAGGACATGTTTAGCCAGCGGGCGGTGGGCATGCACGTGCGGCATGGCCTGCGCATGGGTGAATCCGTGCCGCAGACTCCAGAGCAGCGCTTTGAGCCCGCCCACATGCTCGGTCACAGCGGATACCGGCACACGATACTGACAGGTATCGCAGGGGAGTGGCCGTTCCCCTGCCGTCGCTTGCGCAAGGCGCTCGTCCATCAAGCGGAGCAACCGGTCGTCGACGCCCAAATGGGGTGCCAATTCGGTCTTGATCCAGGGATAGCGAGCTTGAAACGATTCCACCTGCTCGCGAATTTTCGTGATCAGTCTTCCGCCGAAGAGAAAGTAGGGAGCCACGATGATCCGCTCTGGGCGCGCGCGCGCGACCAGCTCCACCGTCTCGTCAAACAGCGGTCTCGTCACGCCGATGAAACAGGGCACCACCCACCCGATCTCGCGCCCCTCGGCAAGAAGACGAACAACTTTACAGAAGTCCCCGTTCGCATCCGGGTCGCTTGAACCACGGCCCACGACCACGACGGCAGTCTTCGCGGATTCACGGGCACCCTCCAGCGCCGCCCGCGCCCGCTCAAAGGCCAGCTCCACGAGATTGGGATGGATGCCCAAGGCATTGGCCACGATAAAACGGACGGAGGGAAACTCTTGCCGAGCCTGCGAGAGCGCGAGCGGGATATCGTTCTTCACATGCCCCGCGGCAAAAAGGAACAACGGCAGGACCACAACGGAATCGGCTCGCTGCGCCAACTCACGAAGCGCGGTGGCCAACGACGGGCGGGCCAACTCCACATAGCCATGCGCCACATCGAGATCAGGACGCGCCACGCGATAGGCATTGACTAAGGACTCGAACTCAACATTGGCATTGGGATCACGACTGCCGTGCCCGACGATGAGCAATCCCGTCGTCATGCAACACAAACCGTGGGAGAGGCTGCCGGCATAAAAAAACCTCCAGCTCCACAACAGGAACAAGAGGTCGCATGCCAAAAAGGCAGGAGAGATCCTCCGTTACCGCGCGGAGAAACCGTACTATGTCAGCTCGGATAGGTCTCCTGGCTCATAGGTTCAGAAGGTCGAACCTTCAACGCTACCCCCAGCCTTCCCCAACAAGTTTGTCGAGTGGCTAAAACGGGGGAGCTTCCCACTTACAGTGGCGGGACCGCGCCGGTTTTTCACCGGACTTCCCTGTTACGCCCTAGCGGGCATCCGAGAGATTACTCATATCAGCCAAGATACCTAACGCGGGCTAGTCCACCCTGTCAAGGCTGAAATATCATGAGTGCACGCGATCCGAAGCAGCTTTACGCGAACTGCGCGACCACAAAGCCCAATAACTTACCAAGACATGCACTGAGACCGGTTGTTTATTTAGTTGCCCAGGCTCACCACAGTGAAAAAGCGCAAATATTTTCAGCTCCTTATAAAGATACAGCGCGGGCATGTCCTGAAAAGGCGAGTATCGTTGCAGTAACAATCTCAAAAGTGATTGTCAGTAAAACAGTGTTTCCTTCGTGCGTTTAATGAAACCTCTGTTTTCCGAGAAGCAAATTGCGACGGCCTTGCGGCAAATCGATGCGGGGGCACTGATTCCGGAGGTAACGCGGAAGCTGGGGATCAGTGAGGCGACGTACTACGTCTGGCGGAAACGCTACGGCCAGATGGCGATCGCCGAGATTCGGCGGTTACGGCAACTGGAGGCAGAGAACAGCAGACTCAAGCAGCTCGTGGCGGATCTGACCTTGGACAAAGTCATCCTGCAAGAGGTGCTCGCACAAAAGGCCTGAAGCCCACGCGCAAACGCGCCCTCGTGCGGGAGGTGCTCGGGCACTGTCCGATTGGAGTGCGACGGGCCTGTGGGCTCCTGCGGTTGAATCGAGCGTCGTGGTATTACCGACGCCATGGGCGGGACGATACGGCGATTCGCATGCGGCTGCGGGAGCTGGCCCAAGCTCGCCCGCGCTTTGGCTATCTCCGTCTGCACGTCATGCTTCGCCGCGAAGGCTGGGTAGTGAATCGGAAGCGGGTGCATCGGATCTATCGGGAAGAAGGGCTTACGATGAGATTACCGCGCCGTCGCAAACGGTCGAGTCATCTGCGGGTCGTGCCACCACACCCGAGTGAGATGAATGAGCGGTGGAGCATGGATTTTGTGGCGGACACGTTGCTGGATGGGCGGCGGTTTCGCGCACTGACCGTCGTGGATACCTATAGCCGGCACAGTCAATTAATCGAGTCCGATTTCACCCTCCCGGGAACGAAAGTCGTGGCGGCTCTGGAACGGGTGGCGAACCGGAGCGGCTACCCGCAGATGATCACAGTGGACAATGGGAGCGACTTGACCTCGAAGGCACTTGACGCCTGGGCATACGAGCACGGAGTGAAACTCGATTTATTCGGCCCGGGAAACCCGTGGAGAATGCGGTGATTGAGAGTTTCAATGGGCACTTTCGAGACGAATGTTTGAACGCGCAGGTGTTCGTGTCGTTACACGATGCGCGACAGAAGATTGAAGCGTGGCGAATCGATTACAATGAGCACCGGCCGCATGGTTCACTGGGGGACTTAACGCCCCAGGAGTTTGTCGAACAGGCGGTCCAAACCGGGCTGCAGGAAGCATCGAATTTCCAGCACGGCGTGGACTAGTTTTCAGGGAAGGGTCAGAAGGAGCGCATTTCCAGTTTTCAGCAGTCTAGTTTCTGGGGAGGTCTCATCATTTGTCCTATCCCCCGCTCCATCTGCACAAAATATGGGAGCAGCGGCGCAGCGCCCAGACCGTCAGATCAAGCCGAAACGGCTGCACCGGATACAATGCAAAGCCGATCTCCTTCATGATTCACAACCGCCTGCCCGCCCCGATGTGCCGATTATTCCTGCATCGCCTGCCGCCTCTCCCACGCCAGCTCTCTCATGATCCTTCCTCTTGTCCGTCATTCAATCGGCCGGCGATGAATTGCTCGGCCCGTGAGGCTGCTCAAATCGCTTCCAGCGCGTCCTCAAGATCGGCGATGACATCTTCGATATCCTCGCAGCCAACGGAGATTCTTACGAGCCCGCTCGTAATCCCCTGCCGCTCCATGATGTCTTTCGGTGTCGCGACATGGGTCATCGACGCCGGATGTTCGATCAACGTATCGACCGTGCCCAAGGATACCGCCAAGGTGCAGAGTTTCAGTTTACTCAACAACCGCGTGGCCGCCTCGAACCCGTCGGCAAGCTCGAAACTGAAGCAGCCGCCAAAGCCGGTCATCTGTCGGGCTGCGACATGGTGGCCGGGGAACTGGGGGTCGCCTGGATAGTACAGCTTGCCGACTTTGGGAACGCTGGAAAGAAACTCAAAGAGCTTCATCGCGTTGTCGTGATGCCGCAGCATGCGCAAGGAAAGGGTTCTGATGCCCCGCAACAGCAGATAGGCATCGAACGGGCTCAGAATGCCTCCGGTGTCACGACGATAAATGCGAATTTTTTCGGCCAGCTCTGAGCGCGCCACAACAATCCCCCCGATCACGTCCCCATGGCCGTTAAGATACTTCGTGGCGCTATGGAGGGAGATATCCGCGCCGTGATCCAGTGGTCGCTGAAAGTAAGGACTGGAGAAGGTGTTATCGACAATCGTCAAGATGCCTTTGGGCCTGGCCAGTTCGGCGATTGCCCGGATATCCGTGATCTTGCACGTAGGATTGGCGGGGGTTTCAAAGAAAATCACTTTTGTCTTGTCCCGTATGGCATCTCTTACGGCCTGCTCATTCGAAGTATCGACCACCGTGGAGGTAATCCCCAGATCTGCCAGGCGCTCCGTGATCAGATGGAGGCTTGGACTATAGAGCACCTCCCCGCAGATCACATGATCACCGGCTTTC from Nitrospira sp. ND1 includes the following:
- the cbiE gene encoding precorrin-6y C5,15-methyltransferase (decarboxylating) subunit CbiE — its product is MSPRCPITLIGIGDDGCASLTSRAVNAVMKAGVLVGGERHLEFFPQFQGEKIVLKSGVVSVLDRVAELAEEQNVCVVASGDPLFFGIGSLVIQRLGAEHVEVLPQPSSMQWAFARAGLKWDDAAFVSLHGRSSEGFLTRLKGQAKVAIFTDEKNSPSVLAQRMVLHGETAWEAWVCENLGGPDEKVRRFDIAALATCQDVGPLNVLVLVRSDPSWRAPCTIPFLHEDQFAKRMPKKGLITKREVRLLSLAAMGIRPDSVVWDIGAGSGSVSIEAALLAPKGLVYAIEVDSEGVEICRDNLLAHAVDNVRVIAGRAPEALAGLEAPDAVFIGGSKGSMEEIIDVVMDRLQPGGRLVVNAITLENVAETYQTLRKRGLVPDVTLLQVSRAEPLAHYLRYEALNPIQIFAVEKPSQTGAVS
- a CDS encoding CbiX/SirB N-terminal domain-containing protein, whose protein sequence is MTTGLLIVGHGSRDPNANVEFESLVNAYRVARPDLDVAHGYVELARPSLATALRELAQRADSVVVLPLFLFAAGHVKNDIPLALSQARQEFPSVRFIVANALGIHPNLVELAFERARAALEGARESAKTAVVVVGRGSSDPDANGDFCKVVRLLAEGREIGWVVPCFIGVTRPLFDETVELVARARPERIIVAPYFLFGGRLITKIREQVESFQARYPWIKTELAPHLGVDDRLLRLMDERLAQATAGERPLPCDTCQYRVPVSAVTEHVGGLKALLWSLRHGFTHAQAMPHVHAHRPLAKHVLVCGNVDCADGGSIPLIATLRRLLKDAGRDQDIRVTKTSCMGRCGEGPTVAVYPDGIWYRGVKETDAKELVEEHLLGDRLVSRLVDNIMQ
- a CDS encoding FAD-dependent oxidoreductase, with amino-acid sequence MAVAKIARVVGTERLGPDTLLLDLCAAEPLGFVGGQYLILDSRIVLPNGKAVKRAYSLLTGDAEQCRFQLAVKRIPDGLGSAFVHGLAAGTDVSFSGPWGKFFPREDVSGRTLILATDTGITAALGLLRATRFAPLLPQARLMWLRDSAEYFLPDEFVKNQVPAACGEVRIEAIPAVGHPERVPHARAMLCEVLSRGDLTQAFIAGDGVVNLALLDDLVAAGVAVSKEQVESFFNMPKKSA
- a CDS encoding DUF3209 family protein — encoded protein: MACHEIAGLRLGLMEVLGVKNEAERQHELAELGTGADQPGPIRSMCGAKDLATLKQFYETAVAALEERVSATRADDPKLPYLRTLVVLTKKVDLDLAHQIEGLTHLYRDLDEMHDFVHEIYPAE
- a CDS encoding cobalt-precorrin-5B (C(1))-methyltransferase; amino-acid sequence: MDKSVPPKDRKGLRTGFTTGACAAAAAKAATRCLVKGAMLSEIETTLPNRTRVTFALARCERMDRRAICSIIKDAGDDPDCTHGAELTAEVELRAEPGIEIRGGQGVATVTKTGLGLEIGGPAINPVPRRNITEMVGEELAGAPYEGAVVTISVPGGEEMAKKTTNARLGLLGGISILGTTGIVRPYSTAAFKASVMQEIDVAAAGGLRELVLTTGGKSEQYAMALYPQLPEQAFIQVGDFIGVGIKQCAKRGIARAIIVGMMGKLSKMANGKMQTHAAGSEVDMEFLASLAAELSASDELVAAIRQAITARHVLELCREAGLVGITSLVCKRVVEHCQVHAGGKLAVETCLVDFGGSLLGRYPEVQI
- a CDS encoding PLP-dependent aspartate aminotransferase family protein, which gives rise to MHGFTTRQLHADGQQKPLNAHAMPLFLTSTFSFDSPEAGADLFLGRRAGHIYSRVGNPTVEGLEQVIANLENGEAAVALGSGMAAIHASLLSILKAGDHVICGEVLYSPSLHLITERLADLGITSTVVDTSNEQAVRDAIRDKTKVIFFETPANPTCKITDIRAIAELARPKGILTIVDNTFSSPYFQRPLDHGADISLHSATKYLNGHGDVIGGIVVARSELAEKIRIYRRDTGGILSPFDAYLLLRGIRTLSLRMLRHHDNAMKLFEFLSSVPKVGKLYYPGDPQFPGHHVAARQMTGFGGCFSFELADGFEAATRLLSKLKLCTLAVSLGTVDTLIEHPASMTHVATPKDIMERQGITSGLVRISVGCEDIEDVIADLEDALEAI
- a CDS encoding precorrin-8X methylmutase, whose translation is MNDMRQMTALGRSIEDGSFAIIDQESGLHDFGPDEWQVVRRVIHATADFEFKTLMRFHPDAVRAGVAALQGGCPLLVDVKMISAGLNEERLSSYGCKVYSFISDEDVIATAKANNSTRAIEAMKKAHRLNLLDGAVVAIGNAPTALLELARLIREEGATPALIIGVPVGFVSAAESKEVILELLTPSIVARGRKGGSPIAVAIIHALLLLSAKVPA
- the cobI gene encoding precorrin-2 C(20)-methyltransferase, which produces MNYGTLYGVGVGPGAPDLITLRALTVLKQAQVLALPRSSDYGESMAWKILKPTLGEIPGQERIFLTFPMNKDPERLRPAWDAAFTAIGERLGKGLSVAFATEGDPSLFSTFIYLRREAPLRWPGIRIEVVPGVSSIMAVPSVTGIPLADGQERIAILPASYGVEDLSQVLELFDTVVLMKMGTEIPKVVEALEQQGLTDRAVYVSKATMAEQRIVRDIRTIQTERGDCFAMMIVSRKERSGLLAGVVPATPRPAVRETRA